Proteins encoded within one genomic window of Strix uralensis isolate ZFMK-TIS-50842 chromosome 32, bStrUra1, whole genome shotgun sequence:
- the FDPS gene encoding farnesyl pyrophosphate synthase isoform X1: MSGSGARGAAVAEREEFLGFFPQIVRDLTEGGLGHPEVGDAVARLREVLEYNVPGGKCNRGLTVLAAFRELAAPAQQDPESLRCALAVGWCIELFQAFFLVADDIMDASLTRRGQLCWYKKEGIGLDAVNDAFLLESSVYRLLKKYCGERPYYLHLLELFLQTAYQTELGQMLDLITAPISQVDLSRFSEQRYKAIVKYKTAFYSFYLPVAAAMYMAGIDDQEEHDNAKAILLEMGEFFQIQDDYLDCFGDPELTGKVGTDIQDNKCSWLVVECLRRVTPDQRQILEENYGCKEPEKVAKVKELYDTLGMKAAFQEYEESSYRRLQELIRKHATRLPREIFLGLAQKIYKRQK, encoded by the exons ATGAGCGGtagcggggcgcggggggcggcggtggcCGAGCGGGAGGAGTTCctgggcttcttcccacagatcGTCCGCGACCTGACGGAGGGCGGCCTGGGGCACCCGGAGGTGGGCGACGCCGTGGCTCGGCTGAGGGAG GTGCTGGAGTACAACGTGCCGGGCGGGAAGTGCAACCGCGGGCTGACGGTGCTGGCCGCCTTCCGAGAGCTGGCGGCCCCCGCGCAGCAGGACCCGGAGAGCCTCCGGTGCGCCCTGGCCGTCGGCTGGTGCATCGAGCTG TTCCAAGCCTTTTTCCTGGTGGCCGATGACATCATGGACGCGTCCCTCACCCGCCGGGGGCAGCTCTGCTGGTACAAGAAG GAGGGGATCGGTCTGGACGCTGTCAACGACGCCTTCCTCCTCGAGTCGTCTGTCTACAGGCTGCTGAAGAAGTACTGCGGGGAGCGCCCCTACTACCTGCACCTGCTGGAGCTTTTCTTGCAG aCTGCCTACCAGACTGAGCTTGGGCAGATGCTGGACCTCATCACTGCTCCCATTTCCCAGGTGGATTTGAGTCGCTTCAGTGAGCAGAG GTATAAGGCAATTGTGAAGTACAAGACGGCGTTTTACTCCTTCTACCTGCCCGTGGCCGCGGCCATGTACATG GCTGGAATTGATGATCAGGAGGAGCATGACAATGCCAAAGCGATCTTGCTGGAGATGGGTGAATTCTTTCAGATCCAG GATGATTACCTGGACTGCTTTGGGGACCCCGAGCTGACGGGGAAGGTTGGCACCGATATCCAGGACAACAAGTGCAGCTGGCTGGTGGTGGAGTGTCTGCGTCGGGTCACGCCAGACCAGAGGCAGATCCTGGAG GAGAATTATGGCTGTAAGGAGCCCGAGAAGGTGGCAAAGGTGAAGGAGCTCTATGACACCCTGGGCATGAAGGCTGCTTTTCAGGAGTACGAGGAGAGCAGCTATCGGCGCTTGCAGGAACTGATCAGAAAGCACGCCACCCGCCTGCCCCGGGAGATCTTCCTTGGCCTGGCACAGAAGATTTACAAACGCCAGAAATGA
- the FDPS gene encoding farnesyl pyrophosphate synthase isoform X2, with amino-acid sequence MSGSGARGAAVAEREEFLGFFPQIVRDLTEGGLGHPEVGDAVARLREVLEYNVPGGKCNRGLTVLAAFRELAAPAQQDPESLRCALAVGWCIELFQAFFLVADDIMDASLTRRGQLCWYKKTAYQTELGQMLDLITAPISQVDLSRFSEQRYKAIVKYKTAFYSFYLPVAAAMYMAGIDDQEEHDNAKAILLEMGEFFQIQDDYLDCFGDPELTGKVGTDIQDNKCSWLVVECLRRVTPDQRQILEENYGCKEPEKVAKVKELYDTLGMKAAFQEYEESSYRRLQELIRKHATRLPREIFLGLAQKIYKRQK; translated from the exons ATGAGCGGtagcggggcgcggggggcggcggtggcCGAGCGGGAGGAGTTCctgggcttcttcccacagatcGTCCGCGACCTGACGGAGGGCGGCCTGGGGCACCCGGAGGTGGGCGACGCCGTGGCTCGGCTGAGGGAG GTGCTGGAGTACAACGTGCCGGGCGGGAAGTGCAACCGCGGGCTGACGGTGCTGGCCGCCTTCCGAGAGCTGGCGGCCCCCGCGCAGCAGGACCCGGAGAGCCTCCGGTGCGCCCTGGCCGTCGGCTGGTGCATCGAGCTG TTCCAAGCCTTTTTCCTGGTGGCCGATGACATCATGGACGCGTCCCTCACCCGCCGGGGGCAGCTCTGCTGGTACAAGAAG aCTGCCTACCAGACTGAGCTTGGGCAGATGCTGGACCTCATCACTGCTCCCATTTCCCAGGTGGATTTGAGTCGCTTCAGTGAGCAGAG GTATAAGGCAATTGTGAAGTACAAGACGGCGTTTTACTCCTTCTACCTGCCCGTGGCCGCGGCCATGTACATG GCTGGAATTGATGATCAGGAGGAGCATGACAATGCCAAAGCGATCTTGCTGGAGATGGGTGAATTCTTTCAGATCCAG GATGATTACCTGGACTGCTTTGGGGACCCCGAGCTGACGGGGAAGGTTGGCACCGATATCCAGGACAACAAGTGCAGCTGGCTGGTGGTGGAGTGTCTGCGTCGGGTCACGCCAGACCAGAGGCAGATCCTGGAG GAGAATTATGGCTGTAAGGAGCCCGAGAAGGTGGCAAAGGTGAAGGAGCTCTATGACACCCTGGGCATGAAGGCTGCTTTTCAGGAGTACGAGGAGAGCAGCTATCGGCGCTTGCAGGAACTGATCAGAAAGCACGCCACCCGCCTGCCCCGGGAGATCTTCCTTGGCCTGGCACAGAAGATTTACAAACGCCAGAAATGA
- the HCN3 gene encoding potassium/sodium hyperpolarization-activated cyclic nucleotide-gated channel 3, with amino-acid sequence MDAAPGRSPEPREKPPVLDGEAAGAPAGASSAAPASPAAAEQIVAEGEAAAAAGTFVQRQLGAMLQPAVNKFSLRMFGSHRAVEIERQRVKSAGAWIIHPYSDFRFYWDLIMLLLMVGNLIILPVGITFFKDENTPPWIVFNVLSDTFFLADLVLNFRTGIVVEDNTEIILDPHTIKMKYLKSWFLVDFISSIPVDYIFLIVDLETQVDSDVYKTARALRIVRFTKILSLLRLLRLSRLIRYIHQWEEIFHMTYDLASAVVRIFNLIGMMLLLCHWDGCLQFLVPMLQDFPEDCWVSINHMVNDSWGKQYSHALFKAMSHMLCIGYGQQAPEGMTDVWLTMLSMIVGATCYAMFIGHATALIQSLDSSRRQYQEKYKQVEQYMSFHKLPGDTRQRIHEYYEHRYQGKMFDEENILGELSEPLKEEIINFNCRNLVANMPLFANADPNFVTAMLTKLRFEVFQPGDFIIREGTVGKKMYFIQHGVVSILTKGNKETKLSDGSYFGEICLLTRGRRTASVRADTYCRLYSLSVDNFNEVLEEYPMMRRAFETVAMDRLDRIGKKNSILLRKRAEHSAGPMNNEMIQQIVKHDQDMAHNIQDLQQMAMGRELSGKPVIWEPLVHAPLQTAAATTNVAIALTHQHSLQAHIFLPPSSISSPLSPEATLLTKQVRRSQPSLGGSRPSSVSSPSGVQSHLQTPAAGSPSSPMVQSQAPLDSGAQRPSHGAQPLPCTGQKGELPPAAKQPPPASQPQLSKSRGTSVSTSLLQQAAGAPSPSSEQALPAGRTLHYSLSRATGSHISLLMQPQQLVKHRSIQGLPVGRLTQDVRLLSASQPSLPNKVAQQADGSSLQQGRKSAGNLARRSSPSVAGLLAKPCPGIPGQPAHLQQTPSGSLAQPSRSVAGASTPQSPVSASRQAAGPSRKGSVAFSPEVETGKPKLPSNM; translated from the exons atgGACGCGGCGCCGGGCCGGAGCCCCGAGCCGCGGGAGAAGCCGCCGGTGCTGgacggggaggcggcgggggcgccCGCGGGGGCGTCGAGCGCGGCCCCGGCCTcgccggcggcggcggagcaGATCGTGGCGgagggcgaggcggcggcggcggcgggcacgTTCGTGCAGCGGCAGCTCGGGGCCATGCTGCAGCCCGCCGTGAACAAGTTCTCGCTGCGCATGTTCGGCAGCCACCGGGCCGTGGAGATCGAACGGCAGCGGGTGAAGTCGGCCGGCGCCTGGATCATCCATCCCTACAGCGACTTCAG GTTTTACTGGGACCTCATCATGCTGCTCCTGATGGTGGGGAATTTGATCATCCTGCCTGTGGGCATCACCTTCTTCAAGGATGAGAACACCCCTCCCTGGATCGTTTTCAATGTGCTTTCGGACACTTTCTTCTTGGCTGACCTGGTGCTGAACTTCCGGACAGGCATTGTGGTGGAGGACAACACCGAGATCATCCTTGACCCTCACACCATCAAAATGAAGTACTTGAAGAGCTGGTTCCTGGTCGACTTCATCTCCTCCATCCCGGTTGACTACATCTTCCTGATCGTTGACCTGGAGACCCAGGTGGATTCTGATGTCTACAAGACAGCCCGGGCCTTGCGCATCGTCCGCTTCACCAAGATCCTCAGCCTGCTGCGCCTGCTGCGCCTCTCGCGCCTCATCCGCTACATCCACCAGTGGGAGGAG ATCTTCCATATGACGTACGACCTGGCCAGTGCTGTGGTGAGGATCTTCAACCTCATCGGCatgatgctgctgctgtgtcacTGGGATGGCTGCCTCCAGTTCCTGGTGCCCATGCTGCAAGACTTCCCCGAGGACTGCTGGGTCTCCATCAACCACATGGTG AACGACTCCTGGGGGAAACAGTACTCGCACGCCCTCTTCAAGGCCATGAGCCACATGCTCTGCATCGGCTACGGCCAGCAGGCACCCGAGGGCATGACCGATGTCTGGCTGACGATGCTGAGCATGATCGTGGGGGCCACCTGCTACGCCATGTTCATTGGTCACGCCACCGCCCTCATCCAGTCGCTGGACTCGTCCCGGCGCCAGTACCAGGAGAAG TACAAGCAAGTGGAGCAGTACATGTCATTCCACAAACTGCCTGGGGACACGCGCCAGCGAATCCACGAGTACTACGAGCACCGCTACCAGGGGAAGATGTTTGACGAGGAGAACATCCTGGGGGAGCTCAGTGAGCCGCTCAAGGAG GAGATCATCAACTTCAACTGCCGCAACCTGGTGGCCAACATGCCCCTGTTCGCCAATGCGGACCCCAACTTTGTGACAGCCATGCTGACCAAGCTGCGCTTTGAGGTCTTCCAGCCCGGGGACTTCATCATCCGCGAGGGCACCGTGGGCAAAAAGATGTACTTCATCCAGCACGGGGTGGTCAGCATCCTCACCAAGGGCAACAAGGAGACAAAGCTGTCTGATGGCTCCTACTTTGGGG AAATCTGCCTGCTGACGCGGGGCAGGCGGACAGCCAGCGTGCGAGCTGACACCTACTGCCGCCTCTACTCCTTGTCGGTGGATAATTTCAACGAGGTGCTGGAGGAGTACCCCATGATGCGCAGAGCTTTCGAGACGGTGGCCATGGACCGGCTGGACCGCATAG GGAAGAAGAACTCCATCTTGCTCCGCAAGCGAGCCGAGCACAGCGCGGGGCCCATGAACAACGAGATGATCCAGCAGATCGTGAAGCACGACCAGGACATGGCCCACAACATCCAGGACCTGCAGCAGATGGCGATGGGCCGGGAGCTGAGCGGCAAACCAGTGATCTGGGAGCCACTGGTGCACGCGCCCCTGCAGACAGCCGCCGCCACCACCAACGTGGCCATTGCCTTGACCCATCAGCACAGCCTGCAGGCCCACATCTTCCTGCCGCCCTCCTCCATCTCCAGCCCACTCTCTCCTGAGGCCACCCTGCTCACCAAGCAGGTGCGCaggtcccagcccagcctgggcGGCTCCCGGCCCTCCTCCGTCAGCTCCCCGTCAGGGGTGCAGTCCCACCTCCAGACACCCGCCGCCGGTTCGCCTTCTTCCCCCATGGTGCAGTCCCAGGCGCCCCTGGACAGCGGGGCCCAGAGACCAAGCCACGGGGCGCAGCCGCTGCCGTGCACGGGGCAGAAAGGGGAGCTGCCACCGGCGGCCAAgcagcccccgcccgcctcccagccccagctctccaAGTCCCGCGGCACCTCGGTCTCCACCTcgctgctgcagcaggcagccgGGGCTCCGTCCCCCAGCTCAGAGCAGGCCCTGCCAGCGGGGAGAACACTCCACTACAGCCTGTCCCGAGCCACCGGCTCCCACATCTCTCTTCTgatgcagccccagcagctggtgAAGCACAGGAGCATCCAGGGCCTGCCGGTGGGGCGGCTCACCCAGGACGTCCGGCTCCTCTCcgcctcccagccctcccttccCAATAAAGTGGCCCAGCAAGCCGATGGGAGCTCcttgcagcagggcaggaaaTCCGCGGGGAACCTGGCCCGCAGATCCTCTCCCTCGGTAGCCGGACTGCTCGCCAAGCCATGTCCGGGGATCCCAGGCCAGCCAGCACACCTGCAGCAAACGCCTTCGGGATCGCTGGCCCAACCCAGCCGCTCCGTGGCGGGAGCATCCACCCCGCAGTCCCCAGTCTCTGCGTCCAGGCAGGCAGCAGGTCCCTCCCGCAAGGGCTCTGTGGCCTTCAGCCCCGAGGTGGAAACGGGGAAGCCCAAACTCCCATCCAACATGTGA